In Gadus morhua chromosome 2, gadMor3.0, whole genome shotgun sequence, a single window of DNA contains:
- the strada gene encoding STE20-related kinase adapter protein alpha isoform X1 codes for MSFLRWVTEKLSVESLRDLELFGEQAQGYSLRKAHEDSRGSLTSLARWDTMASFQPDSSAYELLTVIGQGLEDLMTVNLARYKPTGEHVAIRRIALESCTNEMVAFLQGELLVSKLFHHPSILPYRSIFIAQNELWIINPFMAYGSARDLISSHFMDGMSELAIAYILLGMLKALEYIHHMGYVHRSVKASHVLIAADGQVCMSGLRSIFSLIRHGQRAKVVHDFPPYSVKVLPWLSPEVLQQNLQGYDFRSDIYSLGITACELANGHVPFKDMPATQMLLEKLNGTVPCLLDSTTIPPEELSMKPSRSGADSGICEGPGACGARHSNGDPSTASSAGGHPYSRTLSPQFHAFVELCLQREPEKRPSATTLIGHPFFKQIKRRPSEALPELFRPLTPITSFDGPQAQGSTAGLSSLESGLSHLEVDDWDF; via the exons GCCCATGAGGACAGCAGAGGCAGTCTGACCTCGCTCGCCCGCTGGGACACCATGGCCAGCTTCCAGCCCGACAGCTCCGCCTACGAGCTGCTGACCGTCATCg gtcagGGCCTGGAGGACCTGATGACCGTGAACCTGGCCCGCTACAAGCCCACCGGGGAACACGTGGCCATCCGCCGCATCGCCCTGGAGTCCTGCACCAATGAGATGGTGGCCTTCCTGCAG GGGGAGCTTCTGGTGTCCAAGCTGTTCCACCACCCCAGTATTCTTCCCTACAGGAGCATCTTCATAGCACAAAATGAGCTGTGGATTATCAACCCCTTCATGGCCTAtg GCTCCGCCCGAGACCTGATCAGCTCCCACTTCATGGACGGTATGAGCGAGCTGGCCATCGCCTACATCCTGCTGGGCATGCTCAAGGCGCTGGAGTACATCCACCACATGGGCTACGTGCACCG GAGTGTGAAGGCGAGCCACGTGCTGATCGCGGCCGACGGCCAGGTGTGCATGTCGGGCCTGAGGAGCATCTTCAGCCTGATCCGCCACGGCCAGCGGGCCAAGGTGGTCCACGACTTCCCCCCCTACAGCGTCAAGGTCCTGCCCTGGCTCAGCCCCGAGGTGCTGCAGCAG AACCTGCAGGGCTACGACTTCCGCTCGGACATCTACAGCCTGGGCATCACGGCCTGTGAGCTGGCCAACGGACACGTGCCCTTCAAAGACATGCCCGCAACACAG atgCTGCTGGAGAAGCTGAACGGCACGGTGCCCTGCCTGCTGGActccaccaccatcccccccgAGGAGCTCTCCATGAAGCCCTCGCGCTCCGGGGCCGACTCGGGCATCTgcgagggccccggggcctgcGGGGCCCGCCACTCCAACGGGGACCCCTCGACGGCCTCCTCGGCGGGGGGGCACCCCTACAGCCGCACCCTGTCGCCGCAGTTCCACGCCTTCGTGGAGCTCTGCCTGCAGAGGGAGCCcgagaagag ACCGTCGGCCACCACGCTCATCGGCCATCCCTTCTTCAAACAG ATCAAGAGGCGTCCGTCGGAGGCGCTGCCCGAGCTCTTCCGGCCCCTGACCCCCATCACCTCCTTCGACGGCCCCCAGGCCCAGGGCTCCACGGCGGGGCTGTCCAGCCTGGAGTCAGGCCTCAGCCACCTGGAGGTGGACGACTGGGACTTCTGA
- the strada gene encoding STE20-related kinase adapter protein alpha isoform X2 — protein MSFLAHEDSRGSLTSLARWDTMASFQPDSSAYELLTVIGQGLEDLMTVNLARYKPTGEHVAIRRIALESCTNEMVAFLQGELLVSKLFHHPSILPYRSIFIAQNELWIINPFMAYGSARDLISSHFMDGMSELAIAYILLGMLKALEYIHHMGYVHRSVKASHVLIAADGQVCMSGLRSIFSLIRHGQRAKVVHDFPPYSVKVLPWLSPEVLQQNLQGYDFRSDIYSLGITACELANGHVPFKDMPATQMLLEKLNGTVPCLLDSTTIPPEELSMKPSRSGADSGICEGPGACGARHSNGDPSTASSAGGHPYSRTLSPQFHAFVELCLQREPEKRPSATTLIGHPFFKQIKRRPSEALPELFRPLTPITSFDGPQAQGSTAGLSSLESGLSHLEVDDWDF, from the exons GCCCATGAGGACAGCAGAGGCAGTCTGACCTCGCTCGCCCGCTGGGACACCATGGCCAGCTTCCAGCCCGACAGCTCCGCCTACGAGCTGCTGACCGTCATCg gtcagGGCCTGGAGGACCTGATGACCGTGAACCTGGCCCGCTACAAGCCCACCGGGGAACACGTGGCCATCCGCCGCATCGCCCTGGAGTCCTGCACCAATGAGATGGTGGCCTTCCTGCAG GGGGAGCTTCTGGTGTCCAAGCTGTTCCACCACCCCAGTATTCTTCCCTACAGGAGCATCTTCATAGCACAAAATGAGCTGTGGATTATCAACCCCTTCATGGCCTAtg GCTCCGCCCGAGACCTGATCAGCTCCCACTTCATGGACGGTATGAGCGAGCTGGCCATCGCCTACATCCTGCTGGGCATGCTCAAGGCGCTGGAGTACATCCACCACATGGGCTACGTGCACCG GAGTGTGAAGGCGAGCCACGTGCTGATCGCGGCCGACGGCCAGGTGTGCATGTCGGGCCTGAGGAGCATCTTCAGCCTGATCCGCCACGGCCAGCGGGCCAAGGTGGTCCACGACTTCCCCCCCTACAGCGTCAAGGTCCTGCCCTGGCTCAGCCCCGAGGTGCTGCAGCAG AACCTGCAGGGCTACGACTTCCGCTCGGACATCTACAGCCTGGGCATCACGGCCTGTGAGCTGGCCAACGGACACGTGCCCTTCAAAGACATGCCCGCAACACAG atgCTGCTGGAGAAGCTGAACGGCACGGTGCCCTGCCTGCTGGActccaccaccatcccccccgAGGAGCTCTCCATGAAGCCCTCGCGCTCCGGGGCCGACTCGGGCATCTgcgagggccccggggcctgcGGGGCCCGCCACTCCAACGGGGACCCCTCGACGGCCTCCTCGGCGGGGGGGCACCCCTACAGCCGCACCCTGTCGCCGCAGTTCCACGCCTTCGTGGAGCTCTGCCTGCAGAGGGAGCCcgagaagag ACCGTCGGCCACCACGCTCATCGGCCATCCCTTCTTCAAACAG ATCAAGAGGCGTCCGTCGGAGGCGCTGCCCGAGCTCTTCCGGCCCCTGACCCCCATCACCTCCTTCGACGGCCCCCAGGCCCAGGGCTCCACGGCGGGGCTGTCCAGCCTGGAGTCAGGCCTCAGCCACCTGGAGGTGGACGACTGGGACTTCTGA
- the strada gene encoding STE20-related kinase adapter protein alpha isoform X3, translating to MASFQPDSSAYELLTVIGQGLEDLMTVNLARYKPTGEHVAIRRIALESCTNEMVAFLQGELLVSKLFHHPSILPYRSIFIAQNELWIINPFMAYGSARDLISSHFMDGMSELAIAYILLGMLKALEYIHHMGYVHRSVKASHVLIAADGQVCMSGLRSIFSLIRHGQRAKVVHDFPPYSVKVLPWLSPEVLQQNLQGYDFRSDIYSLGITACELANGHVPFKDMPATQMLLEKLNGTVPCLLDSTTIPPEELSMKPSRSGADSGICEGPGACGARHSNGDPSTASSAGGHPYSRTLSPQFHAFVELCLQREPEKRPSATTLIGHPFFKQIKRRPSEALPELFRPLTPITSFDGPQAQGSTAGLSSLESGLSHLEVDDWDF from the exons ATGGCCAGCTTCCAGCCCGACAGCTCCGCCTACGAGCTGCTGACCGTCATCg gtcagGGCCTGGAGGACCTGATGACCGTGAACCTGGCCCGCTACAAGCCCACCGGGGAACACGTGGCCATCCGCCGCATCGCCCTGGAGTCCTGCACCAATGAGATGGTGGCCTTCCTGCAG GGGGAGCTTCTGGTGTCCAAGCTGTTCCACCACCCCAGTATTCTTCCCTACAGGAGCATCTTCATAGCACAAAATGAGCTGTGGATTATCAACCCCTTCATGGCCTAtg GCTCCGCCCGAGACCTGATCAGCTCCCACTTCATGGACGGTATGAGCGAGCTGGCCATCGCCTACATCCTGCTGGGCATGCTCAAGGCGCTGGAGTACATCCACCACATGGGCTACGTGCACCG GAGTGTGAAGGCGAGCCACGTGCTGATCGCGGCCGACGGCCAGGTGTGCATGTCGGGCCTGAGGAGCATCTTCAGCCTGATCCGCCACGGCCAGCGGGCCAAGGTGGTCCACGACTTCCCCCCCTACAGCGTCAAGGTCCTGCCCTGGCTCAGCCCCGAGGTGCTGCAGCAG AACCTGCAGGGCTACGACTTCCGCTCGGACATCTACAGCCTGGGCATCACGGCCTGTGAGCTGGCCAACGGACACGTGCCCTTCAAAGACATGCCCGCAACACAG atgCTGCTGGAGAAGCTGAACGGCACGGTGCCCTGCCTGCTGGActccaccaccatcccccccgAGGAGCTCTCCATGAAGCCCTCGCGCTCCGGGGCCGACTCGGGCATCTgcgagggccccggggcctgcGGGGCCCGCCACTCCAACGGGGACCCCTCGACGGCCTCCTCGGCGGGGGGGCACCCCTACAGCCGCACCCTGTCGCCGCAGTTCCACGCCTTCGTGGAGCTCTGCCTGCAGAGGGAGCCcgagaagag ACCGTCGGCCACCACGCTCATCGGCCATCCCTTCTTCAAACAG ATCAAGAGGCGTCCGTCGGAGGCGCTGCCCGAGCTCTTCCGGCCCCTGACCCCCATCACCTCCTTCGACGGCCCCCAGGCCCAGGGCTCCACGGCGGGGCTGTCCAGCCTGGAGTCAGGCCTCAGCCACCTGGAGGTGGACGACTGGGACTTCTGA
- the rnf113a gene encoding E3 ubiquitin-protein ligase RNF113A, translating into MADPEEAEAKPTCSFIFKKSTKKFAGRKRKASNSDKDGSSEEERNNVVRREKKDAKVNPMVQRSKKVEKEAVSSSEDEETKEKKITVAYKSTRSAKPEGPDDMGATAIYELDTEKDKDHQAIFERSQKVQEELTGKEDDKIYRGINNYTKYIKPKDTTMGNASSGMVRKGPIRAPEHLRATVRWDYQPDICKDYKETGFCGFGDSCKFLHDRSDYKHGWQIEREMEEGRYGANDEENYEVSSDEEDLPFKCFICRGSFKNPIITKCRHYFCETCALQHYRKSQRCYVCNTQTNGVFNPAKELMAKIQKQQALLDQPPSEEDD; encoded by the exons ATGGCGGATCCAGAGGAGGCTGAAGCTAAGCCTACTTGCTCTTTCATCTTTAAAAAGTCTACAAAGAAATTCGCCGGCCGAAAAAGGAAAGCGAGCAACAGTGATAAAG ATGGCAGCAGCGAGGAGGAAAGAAACAACGTTGTGCGAAGAGAAAAGAAAGACGCCAAAGTCAATCCCATGGTTCAGCGA TCCAAGAAGGTCGAGAAGGAAGCCGTTTCCTCCAGCGAGGATGAGGAGACGAAGGAGAAGAAGATAACCGTGGCGTACAAGTCCACTCGCTCAGCA AAACCCGAGGGCCCAGACGACATGGGAGCCACGGCGATCTACGAGCTGGACACGGAGAAAGACAAGGACCACCAGGCCATCTTCGAACGCAGTCAGAAAGTGCAGGAG GAGCTGACCGGTAAAGAGGACGATAAGATCTACCGCGGCATCAACAACTACACCAAGTACATAAAGCCCAAGGACACTACCATGGGCAACGCCTCCTCCGGCATGGTCAG gaAGGGACCAATCAGAGCTCCAGAGCACCTGAGAGCGACGGTGCGATGGGACTACCAGCCGGACATCTGCAAGGACTACAAGGAGACCGGCTTCTGTGGATTCGgcg ACAGCTGCAAGTTCCTCCACGATCGATCGGACTACAAACACGGCTGGCAGattgagagggagatggaggagggtcGCTACGGGGCCAACG ACGAGGAGAACTACGAGGTGAGCAGCGACGAAGAGGACCTTCCCTTTAAGTGCTTCATCTGCCGGGGCTCCTTCAAGAACCCCATCATCACCAA GTGCCGGCACTACTTCTGTGAGACCTGCGCCCTGCAGCATTACCGCAAGTCGCAGCGCTGCTACGTGTGCAACACCCAGACCAACGGCGTCTTCAACCCCGCTAAAG AGTTGATGGCGAAGATCCAGAAACAGCAGGCCTTACTGGACCAGCCGCCGTCCGAGGAGGACGACTAG
- the zwi gene encoding zwilling isoform X2 has translation MGNTSITEGKTALSLGSTTIKRGKTKIAMGSSFIARGRKTTSLGASTITSGKTKIALGGASFSRGTTTTSFRKAFFPKRASKTL, from the coding sequence ATGGGCAACACCAGCATCACAGAGGGCAAGACGGCCCTCTCGCTGGGCAGCACCACCATCAAGAGGGGGAAGACCAAAATCGCCATGGGGAGCTCCTTCATCGCACGGGGCCGGAAGACCACTTCCCTGGGGGCCTCGACCATCACCAGCGGGAAGACCAAGATCGCCCTGGGGGGCGCCTCGTTCAGCCGGGGGACCACCACCACGTCGTTCCGGAAAGCCTTCTTCCCGAAGCGAGCCTCCAAGACCCTCTAG
- the zwi gene encoding zwilling isoform X1 has translation MSSTPGARARSPRGATAAAPAASAKPPKKDSKDDEWKTAFLSSKTSFTRGKASLLKTKYAIAWGRSSVSWSRTTVTLGKTTVAVGKTSVTRGDTTSTLTTLTFSHGAKSVSVVKTVLTRGKETHSNVYWDFHT, from the coding sequence ATGAGCAGCACTCCGGGAGCCAGGGCCAGGTCGCCGCGCGGGGCCACAGCTgccgcccccgccgcctccGCGAAGCCCCCCAAAAAAGACTCAAAGGACGATGAATGGAAAACAGCATTCCTGTCGAGCAAGACCTCGTTCACCCGAGGCAAAGCCTCCCTCCTGAAAACTAAGTACGCCATCGCCTGGGGTAGATCCTCCGTGTCCTGGAGCCGCACCACCGTCACCCTGGGCAAGACCACCGTGGCGGTGGGGAAGACCTCCGTCACGAGAGGGGACACCACGAGCACCCTCACCACCCTGACCTTCAGCCACGGGGCCAAGTCCGTGTCTGTGGTCAAGACTGTCCTCACCCGGGGCAAGGAGACGCACAGCAACGTCTACTGGGATTTTCACACGTGA